Proteins encoded in a region of the Zea mays cultivar B73 chromosome 2, Zm-B73-REFERENCE-NAM-5.0, whole genome shotgun sequence genome:
- the LOC100275419 gene encoding uncharacterized protein LOC100275419 has protein sequence MPTGAATSLLGLNPPHTSCSSLRVLPPTAAATASPLRSRSASFAPPFLRRSRPSAAAAIHASTLASDSAFPTSPTPPPRAPAPPEPPSTVVHAGRSKKKKNPQGGGGRIEGSGDVRREAKAKARIRSRRMGENAFFRRKRRAAATGQADAFTDAELEMIGMGYDRAVRFMDGPDDPRLRHPHDWYKYGRYGPYNWRGIVVGPPIRGRFSDDRVSLMEQVHDHEEWDRIEQFDMCNQFTHRLNELSDGVGFRYYWVFVRHPKWRPDEKPWEQWTLSAEVAVQASKDERLDKWSLMGRFGNPTRELITRCAAWTRPDIIYVKRPLYQSRFEPQEDFFSKLRPLVDPATENNFLFDLELDGQVVRTSYFGGLCKIVKSNPKAYVDDVVNAYSRLSDADKSRCLEFLLTNHPMDLLHPYTKEWKVKLEELELGCDAPDESEDEVGDDDGIEVVDCIEENEVDDDYYEDEDETDAQEDLKADEPENVEDSEEYWDEQWEKAMRSSDKMEKLVKTSIVASNEYSKQQKDLEKEMEWKMARANAIITEQEAEVEEESARRRTAKDGNQNDANTGLFLRAAVRPFTYRNLVKEIVLMRHHIIDGEIV, from the coding sequence ATGCCGACCGGCGCAGCCACCTCGCTGCTCGGCCTCAACCCCCCGCATACCAGCTGCTCCAGCCTCCGCGTCCTTCCCCCGacagccgccgccaccgcctctccCTTGCGTTCCAGATCCGCATCTTTCGCTCCGCCGTTCCTCAGACGCAGCAGacccagcgccgccgccgccatccaTGCCTCCACACTCGCTTCTGATTCCGCATTCCCCACCTCTCCGACtccgcccccgcgcgcgcccgctccgcCGGAGCCTCCCTCCACCGTGGTCCACGCGGGCcgcagcaaaaagaagaagaacccCCAGGGCGGCGGCGGACGCATCGAGGGAAGCGGGGACGTGCGGCGCGAGGCCAAGGCCAAGGCGCGCATCCGCAGCCGCCGCATGGGCGAGAACGCCTTCTTCCGCCGCAAGCGCCGCGCCGCGGCCACGGGCCAGGCCGACGCCTTCACGGACGCGGAGCTCGAGATGATCGGGATGGGGTACGACCGCGCCGTCCGGTTCATGGACGGGCCCGACGACCCGCGGCTCCGGCACCCGCACGACTGGTACAAGTACGGCCGCTACGGGCCCTACAACTGGCGCGGCATCGTCGTCGGCCCGCCCATCCGCGGCCGCTTCTCCGACGACCGCGTCTCGCTCATGGAACAGGTCCACGACCACGAGGAGTGGGACCGCATCGAGCAGTTCGACATGTGCAACCAGTTCACGCACCGCCTCAACGAGCTCAGCGACGGCGTCGGGTTCCGGTACTACTGGGTGTTCGTGCGCCACCCCAAGTGGCGCCCCGACGAGAAGCCGTGGGAGCAGTGGACGCTCTCGGCCGAGGTTGCCGTCCAGGCCAGCAAAGACGAGCGGCTCGACAAGTGGAGCCTCATGGGCAGGTTCGGCAACCCGACGCGCGAGCTCATCACGCGGTGCGCGGCCTGGACGCGCCCGGACATCATATACGTCAAGCGGCCTCTGTACCAGTCGCGGTTTGAGCCGCAGGAGGATTTCTTCAGCAAGCTTCGCCCGTTGGTTGATCCTGCCACGGAGAACAACTTCCTGTTCGATCTTGAGCTGGATGGCCAGGTCGTTCGGACATCCTACTTTGGTGGCCTGTGCAAGATTGTGAAATCCAACCCAAAGGCTTACGTCGACGATGTTGTGAATGCTTACTCGAGGCTGAGTGATGCGGACAAGTCACGATGCCTGGAATTCCTGCTCACGAACCACCCCATGGATCTCCTCCATCCTTACACCAAGGAGTGGAAGGTGAAGCTAGAGGAGCTAGAACTGGGATGTGACGCTCCTGATGAGAGTGAGGATGAGGTTGGTGATGACGATGGAATTGAGGTGGTTGACTGCATCGAGGAAAATGAGGTCGATGATGATTATTATGAAGATGAGGATGAAACCGATGCACAGGAGGATTTGAAAGCAGATGAACCTGAAAATGTTGAGGATAGCGAGGAATACTGGGATGAGCAGTGGGAGAAGGCTATGAGAAGTTCTGATAAAATGGAGAAGCTAGTAAAGACGAGCATTGTGGCGTCAAATGAGTACAGTAAGCAGCAGAAGGATCTAGAGAAAGAAATGGAGTGGAAAATGGCCAGAGCAAATGCGATTATTACGGAGCAGGAAGCTGAGGTGGAGGAGGAGAGCGCCAGGAGAAGGACTGCGAAGGATGGAAATCAGAACGATGCAAAC